The DNA segment CTTTGAAAAGCCTGGAACTCAACTGCAGATACACACCTGTTCATCAAGCCTAGCATAACAAAAACTGGACACTGAAAAtcaaagaaagtgaaaaaagttGATCCTCTCTCTGAAAATGCAGATCACTTTACTACTGCTAATAATTGTTGTGAGGATTAGTTAACGTATGTCTGTAAATGCTCCCAGAGCCTCAGCTGGTAAATGCTGATGAGGTGCAAGGTGTTAATATATTGTACTGAGAAAATGGAAGCATAAGAAATCAGATAAAATGAGGAAACAAacgggggggtgaggggggggagggggggaagggagagcaaACCTTCTGCTAAATATagccaaataaaaatattttgactaAATGGAAGacccattttaattttatttttaatttttttttgttcttcacagTGCTAATGATCTTTTCCACTACCCATGCATGATAGTATTTacaccaaaagaaagaaaaaacaagtaagaataaagaaaataatgtcatCTGACAGTAGGTGGAGTTTGCCCTCAAAAAGACACTTCCCCCTCTCCTACTTGGACTATGCTAGTAGTCTAGTGCTTCAGTGTAGGTATTCAAGCTGCATGTCTGCATGCTGTCTGTATTCCTGGGTGCCAAGTTGCTGTTAACAGGAACAGTTTGAGAGAAAGGGTTCTGATTACACTGAGGAAAAACTAGGAGGATGAGAAAAGCTGGTTCCATCCCAGGCCttgcctgagctctgctgtcaGCAGGCTTGTGCCTCGTCCTCTCACCTGCTGTACCTGCTTCACTTGTCTTTGACTTAGAATCTGACTTGTCACCCTGCATTTGCCTGATGGTTTCTGAACAGTCAAAAGAACCTTTTAATATCATCGCCCCAGCTCTATGTTGCTGTGCACAGTATGGTGGGACTGTGCCTTTGCTGGAGAGGTTGCTGCCCTGCCTAGGCTGgggttgttttcctctttagaaGGAAGCCACTCTTGCAGTTTGCTGACAGAGGACTACTCTAACTCCAGGTTCAAGAAGGGAAGAGGCTGGTCACCAAGGAAGgcaaaacctgcaaaaactAGAAAAAAGTAGGACTTGTAGTGTTTCCTCAGACAGAAGACAGTACCCAGAGGCATTCTGTAAATGCAAGCAGACAAACAAGCAGATTGTGTGCAGAAGAAAAGGATACACCTAACATTGTTAAAaatttctgtatgaaaataaGGAAGATTTCTCTGAAAATCAAACTGATACAACAATGTTGTAGGCAACATTCTTAAGGATGGCCTTTTAAATCACTgaacaagaaaatgaaggatATCTGCAGAGAGATCTGAAAAGTgtcaaaagaaaattatttctgctagGACTTCTATGCAATgacaaaatggaaagaacatCCTGAAAGGAATAAGGGTACAGTAAATACAGCCTGATGCAATTCTTTCTGGGATTTGACAGAATATGTGGAGCTTGAACAGGCTTACATAATCCTGATCTACTACTGGTAATTCATAATACGATGCACTAGAGATCACCACCAGGTCTCTTATGGAGAATTTCCTGTGAAGTAGAACTACTCAACTTTTATTGTGAAACCAATGTATGAACAACAGTCATACATTGAATGGAATAGTTATGTAATTTATCTCAACACAAAAGTATATACAGGCAAGCATGGGAGACAGACCATACTTCTTGTGTGCTTCAAGAACCAATTCTTtgagtatgttttttttttgtttgagtttttgtgttgctttttggggggttggttggttttggttttttttttttttttttttcttcataaatctcagagcctggagaagagataaAACTGAGGAGGACTCTCGTACAGAATGATAGGGATTGCCTGGTAAACTGTGCTTAGGCCAGCAATTTGTGTTTCAGGAGGTCAAATGTAAGACCATATGTTGAAAGGCAACTAATGTGTAATTCTCCATGTTATACAACTTTTCATCTAGTGAAAGACCGTATTTCAGACCACTTCCCTCTGTTGGTATTTGTAAAGAACTGAATTAGCAAGTTATGAGCCGTGGATCAATACATGCTTCAATACTTTTGGCTGCTAATTTTGACCTCCAAAACGTTACTGTGATCATAAAGGAGAACAGAGGGAAAGCTCAGAggctattttctttaaaaatatgatcTGCTAATCTAGAGGTTTATTTAAGGAATAGGAAATTGACATAACCTGCACCTCAAGAGAACAGCGGCTCAGAGGCAGCCGATGCTGCTATGCTAGTTTCAGTAAGGGTCACCTGGGGCCCTTGGAAGTGTTTTGCTGACATAAGGAGATGCACCTGGCTGATCAGAATTATTAAGTGGGGCAGGAAATGGATGGCTCCATCAGCCACATTTGCtgacacattttaagtcatgctAGTGGCATGGCGATTGATGTAAGAAAGCCACCCTTGCACAGGACAGCTGCTGTGAAGCTTACCAGCCCGTCTGGTGTGCAGGTGAAATAGCGCCTGGGGTTTGTGAAGTATGCAGTTGCCTCTGAACAGTAGCTAGGCAGGTTATCTCGCTCTTGGAAAATGCTCCCTAAAACTGGCCTTTTGCCCTTGCACAGATGGGTGGTGTGCCAGGTTAATCACTCAACAAGCTAGATTTTCCACTTACTTAACACATAATTAGACTTTATGTTTGCATATTACACAGTATGTTAATCCACCACAGCACAGAGACACTGGGCAGCTCTGCCTCTTGACAGCAAACGTTTCTTGACAGTCAACACTCCAGAGACAGCTGGGTTGCAAGGAGCGGTTTTGGCAGGGGCGGCTTTTGGGCACAGGAGCAGCACACGTGGTGGCACTGCTCCCTAAGTAAGTTCCTTCCCCctggacaccactcgttacagCCACGTTCAACCGAGGAGCACAAGGCCCCcccctgctccagggcagcatCGCTCTGCGCAAGCGTCGCGCAGGCAGGGAAATGGGGACGAGTTTGCTGAACAGCCTCTCCGTGCAGAGGCCTGTGCCGCCAAACGCAGCGCGCCAGAGGACCGCGAACCGGCCACAGGCCTCACGCCGCCGTTGTGACCTTGCGCAGCGGCCTGGGGACCCGCCCCAAAGCGCCTGCGCGGCTCCCGCCTTCCCTCACTAAAAATGGATGCCCTCCGGCTCCCGCGCACGCGAGGCGGTTGCGAGAGTGTCTTCCGCCCTCTGTCGGTCACATGACGCGAGGTCTCCGGCCCGGCAGTCCTTACGGCAGCCCGATGAGGACAAGTGGGTTGGGGTTTGCGTGTTACCCGAGAGGTGGGGGTAAGGCGTGTCGTCCCGGTTAGCGGCCACCTCTCCTCCTCCGCCCGTGAGTCCGGAGCGCAGCAGGAACGGCCCGGCAGGGTAGTGCAGGGCTGGGCTCGCCAGCCGACTTCCTGCCGCTCTGGGTGAGTACGGGCTGCGGGGCCTGGCGGCAGCGTCTGCAGATTGTCCCTGGTGGCCTTGGCCTGGCCGCGGGGCTGCGGCGGGCGAGCCTGCTTTTTCCCTGATCTCTCAGAGCGATTTGCCCTCCTGAGCCCGTGTCGTCATCCCGCGACCGTGTCCCATCTCAGCTGTGCCCCTGGGGCGCAGGTTCCCTCCTGCTAGCGTCCCAGTCCGGCTCTTCGCCCCGTGCCTAGCCGCTGCCAACCCACTCTCCTATCCCATTCACCCCATCCCGGGGCACTCTTCGGCTCCCCGAGTGCTTCCGCCTGTCGCCCCGTTGGTGACCGCCCCATCCCTGTCGGTGTCAGGTCCCGCACGTCCAGTGCGCTCCCAGCCTTGTGCTCCCAGCTTGTTACTGGAAATGTTTAGATAACGGGACCATTCTGTCTGTGCTGAATGCTTTTACAGGTGTCGCAACGCAGTGAATATGTGGTTGTTTCAGAGAAATGGTTGTCAGACAGGGGCATGGTTTTCCTCCTAACGTTTCcggtatttttaatgttaaaagaaacacaaaagatATTTTGTAGTAAAACTTCCAGCTGTAGTAAAGCAAACTTGAAGGAATGCAGCCTTAATGTTCTTGGGATTCTGCTGCCTTGTTCATGTGTAATAGATACATGTTTTGGTTCACATCATCCTTGTGCTAAGGAGAGGGGTGATAGGTTTCCATGGTTCAACACATGCAACTGAACTGTGCACAACAGCTTTTGGCATTTAGCCTATACCCAGTTATCCTTTCCCTTCAattgttctgtttatttcacaGCCTCCAATCACATGCTTCTATGATACATGTTCTGACTATTTTAGTTCCCATAATAGGGTCCTTTGGGTGCTATAGTGCAtgtcctcctcttcccttttaCTTGTCAAAGGATATCTTAGACACTTGCCACAGGAGCACTCTGTAGCTTATGTGTACTTAAACAGACTGGCTGTTAAGTATCCCCATCAGGAGCAAGCAGCATGGTAGCTGGAGAAGTTACAATTAGGTGTAGGTTGTAAAGCCTGCTCTGACCGCTGTGCTGTCACAGCTGTCCTGTTACCGGTACTTGATTTCACGTATCTCTGGTTAACTTGGTCATCCATAATGTTCATAACATTCCCAGTTGCAGCACAGATACGGTTGATGTCTGATTATTGCCAGAATGCTGATGAATGGTAATCCTTAAGATTCTTATGCATTGCTTTATCCCTGTATCTTCTACTGTTGTTCTTTTTTAGCAGAGGGAAGTAcccttctctctttctgaaCACATATAATTAATCCTATGTAACTTCTCCTGCTCTCTGTTCCCTTatcctcagctctgctggtgaTTGCGCTTCAGCTACTCTCTGTCCTTTATGTATCCTGTGATTGTAATACTAATTTTATTGTCTCATCATTCTTAGACTTCTTTTCTATCTATCTTCATGCTTCTTTAGAGCTACTTAGTTctgtaaatataaattttaaaaccGTTCTTCTCCCCAATTTATTATTCATGAATTCTATAAAATGCTTTGTGTAACAGGAACATTACGGAGAACATAAGTTTGATTTCTGTTATCTTTAAATAGCTCAGGGTTTTCTTTGCAGGctctatttaaatattttaagtttttctgtctctgaaatcTCActgtttcctgttttgctgttcCTTTGTAAAAGGggtaaaaattaaaaccactttGAAGGCAAATACAATTCTGCAATACAAATATGCAAAGTAGATgagaaataggcaagaatagGAAGACATGGAGGTATTGTATCTATAGGTCCTTGGCAAGAATATCTAAACCCACACAGTGCTATTTAGTTTATAAATAGTTTGTAAAACAACCATTCTAATGCTGTCCTCTTTTTGTGCGTGTTTTACCTTACAGCTGGAAAGCAGTTGTCACTTAAGAACAAAGCAATGCTAGGCTTTAGGAAAACTGTGGTGtaaatgctgctgcagtgtaTTGCTGCTTGATGGTGAAAATTAGACCCATGCAGGTATTTCCAAATGAGAAGGTGAACAAGCGGTGTTGAAACACCTTTTGTCAACTCTTGTGAGCAGTAACTATTCTTTAAGCTGCTGCCAGTAGATATTCTGAGTACTCTTAAGATCTGAAAATGCAGTCTTCTGTCGTTGCCCTCACCTCTCAAATTCTTCTGACCACACTTCCTATGAATTTTATCATGTAACTTGTTTCTCAAAATAAGCTTGTTTATTTAGGAGCACCTACCACTTGCTCTGTAATTGGAATGAAGAGCTTCCTTTGCGTACGTTCTACTGGTTTGCTGTATTGCTTGTacagcttttcacagaatcacagaatcccaagggctggaagggacctcaaaagatcatctagtccaacccccctgcaagagcagggtaacctagagtacatcacacaggaacttgtccaggcaggccttgaatatctccaacgtaggagactccacaacctccctgggcaacctgttccagtgctctgtcactcttacagtaaagaagttcttcctgatgttaacatggaaccacctatgctccagtttacacccattgccccttgtcctaccactggatatcactgaaaaaagcctagctccatcatcctgacacccaccctttacatgtttgtaaacactgatgaggtcacccctcagtctcctccaagctagagacccagctccctcagcctctcctcataagggaggtgttccactcccttaatcatctttgtggctctgcactggactctttcaagcaattccctgtccttcttgaactggggggcccagaactggacgcaatattccagatgtggcctcaccaaggcaagagggggaggagaacctctcttgccctactaaccacatcctttctaatgcacccaAGCATTCTAATGaagccatttgccttcttggccacaagggcacattgctggctcatggtcatcctcctatccaccaggacttctgcttttcttttgtcagaatGAGTGGGGCTGCGTTCCCATCTCCAGCTGCTGAGATGGCAGAAATTAATCGCCTTCAGTATGAAATGGAATACACCGAAGGAATCAGTCAGCGCATGAGGGTCCCAGAAAAACTCAAAGTAGCTCCTCAAAATGCTGACCTTGAGAAGACTGACCAGGAAGGATTTCCAAATGCCAGTGTAACTATGCAGGTTCCAGAGCGGATTGTAGTGGCAGGTACGTCTCCATCTCAATAAAAGAACAATAGATGAGAATTTGAGAATTTAAATTAGTTTCCTAAATTTCTGGAtggacaaaaatatttatagatatatatttttaaaataaaaaccttgtGGTTTTCAAACATTTATTGCTCATCAACTTTGACTTGGGAAGTTTCTTAAACTTTGAAAATGTTACCTGAAAAGTTTTGGTATGGCTTGTAGTGGagacatttaagaaaatgtgaGCAGGAAGTTTAATTGCTGACTTTTTAtcttactgcagaaaaaaaagtttatttacaCCTGATGTTTTATAATTTACTAAAAGCTAAAGTAGCTATGAGAAGTTCTGGGGATATACATGTTAAACATACAAAATGTGTTTGATTATAAAGAGAATGCTAATTATGTTAAGGATCTATCATTTAGTGGAATCTATTAATACTTTAGGATTTATGGTCATGGGATTTACAGTGACAGATCTGGGATTGCTTATAGTTTGCAAAATGTGTGACATGCATATATTTTATGCTTTGAAAGAGTAACATCTTCACATCCCCAGTCACCTTGTTTCTAACCAAATATGCTGTTAATAGGAGTATGTCTTGAGATCAAAAGTACCCTCACTTGTGATAACAAGTGATGTTCCTCTGGACTATTCAGAATAACCATTCTCAGAGAAACTGCTCAGATAAGTGCTAATTAATATAGTCTTTATGAGACCTTAACAATAGTTTCTAACATACAAGCCCTGTTAAAGGTATGCTTAATTATATAGCGTAGTCAGGGAAGTAACTGATGTGATACCTTCTTTAACATTAGCCCTCGTGCCTCAGAACAGCTTGCTTTCTGTTGACAACTAATGTTCTTGCAGGTAATAGTGAAGACATTCCATTTTCCAGACCACCAGACCTTGACCTTCTTCAGTCTACTCCATTCAAACCGCTGGCATTGAAAACTCCTCCCCGTGTTATTTCGCTTAGTGATCGACCACTAGATTTTTTGGACCTAGAAAAACCTCTACAGCAGACACCTCAGAATGAAGAGGCTAGTACttattttgttggggtttttttttgtttttttttttttaatttacttgaGAATCATTCTACTAAAGGAAGTGAAATATCCgattatttctttactgtggtgCAGATCTACTTTCTGCTAACATAAGttaggaaaatgtaaaatatatttttattagcatTGTAGTAGTTCTAATTATGACTCCAAAGTTCCATATTTAACTGGCAGATGGCTAGGGGTTGCCAGGCTCAGTAAGCTTACAGAGTACTGCCAGAGTCCTTACAAGTTCATAATTAGAGctacttaaaatacttttacaaaaaaaaaaaagaatccttttaaagagaaagctgcaaattttttttctatttgcagGTCATCAGAAAACAGGATTCTTTTAACATGTGCAGTTAACCTCTGGATTCATGACCAGATGACACCACATAGAGTTAGTGAGTTTTAACAAACTGAAAAACGATTTCAAAGAATGGTATGACATTAGCATCTAGGTGGATGATGGTAACTGAcatgtttaaaactgaaaaatacttagGAAGCTACATATTCTTTAGACTCGTACAGTAGAACTAGATTTCTCTCTGGTGATAGGTAGTAGATCACATGGATAGATAACAGGATTACAACAAATGTGTGTCTTGGTTTTATGTGTTACCAGCATCAGATCCAGTCACCAGTTGTCTTCCTCCTAATCACTGTGAAACATGAAAACGTGCCTTTGTACCTGCAGGCAGATCTAACTTGCAAATCTCCAATGCAAGTTAAGTGCCTCCTGGAATTCCCTGTCTTTtatcttctcctttctttttatgcAGATCCGTGCAGTGGGAAGACTGAAGAGGGAACGTTCCATGAGCGAAAATGCCGCTCGACAGAATGGCCAGCTGGCCCGCAATGATTCCATGTGAGTAGAGCAACAGGGTGCAGGGGCACAACTACAGCTTTATGGCATATTTTAGTTGTTCCTTATCTCCttgttatttgggttttttcccaacTAATATTTTGTATGTTGTGGCGAGTGCATAATTTTAAAGATTGGAAGGCCAGcaattttttagtttttatgcTTTTTGCTTAGGGAGATGACTCATTTATGACATATTTTCTTACAGTGTTTGTGGGCTCACAGCTGGTTTCAGCAGTTACTGTGAATTGTTACTTCAGATTCTGAGCTGGTGTAATTCCCCGTTCCTTCCCCTGAATATTCAGGAATTTGAGGTCTTTGTGCATCAACATGTTCCTGCTTCTCTCCTTGTTCATATTGTAACAGTTTTCCTTCACAGAAGAAGGAATATATGCATGTATTCATTAATATttgaaaccaaataaaaactACTTATTCTCTGTACTTAATGTATTAGAATCTGTGAGTATATATCTTTATTTTGCGAGATCAAAATGTCAAGTAGCATTTAGAATTAGAAATCTCATCTGTTGTTACCATCTGAGGTAGTAATTCTTATGGTGCTTTGTTAAGTAATGAAgatctatatatttttttattagacATGATAATCCTTGATTATTCACCATTTATTCTGAGAGATAGCATCTTTCCATCTGGCAATAACTGTTTTTGCAATGTAATGCTTAGGAATCTTTTATATATGAATTTTAATATAGCTACCATAAAGAATACTTTCCCTTGTTGGAAGTATCTTAAATCTAAGATCTAAAAGATGGGATTCATCTGTCCCAATGTAGACTATATAACACTATTGTTAAATCATCataaacttcattttcagtCACTAGAGGGAAATAAGTGCATGGCCTACTTAGGGTCTACCTATTTTTAGTCTAAAATAGAATATTGCCCCAGAAATGTGTTCTCTGTTTACAGCAGGAGCATGAGGAGGTACTATATGTACTTCATATTTGTCTACTTGTTAGTCTAAAACTGATAAATGTACTCTGATGCATGTTCCAGACATGTTatatttctccttctcttcctccagaTCTTCATGGGAATATTGTTGCATATCTTCTTTCTTAATAGACCTTTGTTTCCTAAAAGCTTACAGATTGCACTTGTCTAGGTACTCAA comes from the Melopsittacus undulatus isolate bMelUnd1 chromosome 6, bMelUnd1.mat.Z, whole genome shotgun sequence genome and includes:
- the MFF gene encoding mitochondrial fission factor isoform X6; protein product: MSGAAFPSPAAEMAEINRLQYEMEYTEGISQRMRVPEKLKVAPQNADLEKTDQEGFPNASVTMQVPERIVVAGNSEDIPFSRPPDLDLLQSTPFKPLALKTPPRVISLSDRPLDFLDLEKPLQQTPQNEEIRAVGRLKRERSMSENAARQNGQLARNDSMWHRSDTVSRNKMPRFQSPLSTKDCTSGLSSFDTMLEGTPDDMTVVDAASLRRQIIKLNRRLQLLEEENKERAKREMIMYSITVAFCLLNSWLLFRR
- the MFF gene encoding mitochondrial fission factor isoform X3; translation: MSGAAFPSPAAEMAEINRLQYEMEYTEGISQRMRVPEKLKVAPQNADLEKTDQEGFPNASVTMQVPERIVVAGNSEDIPFSRPPDLDLLQSTPFKPLALKTPPRVISLSDRPLDFLDLEKPLQQTPQNEEIRAVGRLKRERSMSENAARQNGQLARNDSIVTPSLQQARICPPNMLPEDGTNLYSARGILSFIQSSTRRAYQQVLDVLDENRRPVLRGGSAATTSSNPHHDNTRSGLSSFDTMLEGTPDDMTVVDAASLRRQIIKLNRRLQLLEEENKERAKREMIMYSITVAFCLLNSWLLFRR
- the MFF gene encoding mitochondrial fission factor isoform X5: MSGAAFPSPAAEMAEINRLQYEMEYTEGISQRMRVPEKLKVAPQNADLEKTDQEGFPNASVTMQVPERIVVAGNSEDIPFSRPPDLDLLQSTPFKPLALKTPPRVISLSDRPLDFLDLEKPLQQTPQNEEIRAVGRLKRERSMSENAARQNGQLARNDSMWHRSDTVSRNKMPRFQSPLSTKDCTPVLRGGSAATTSSNPHHDNTRSGLSSFDTMLEGTPDDMTVVDAASLRRQIIKLNRRLQLLEEENKERAKREMIMYSITVAFCLLNSWLLFRR
- the MFF gene encoding mitochondrial fission factor isoform X8, with translation MSGAAFPSPAAEMAEINRLQYEMEYTEGISQRMRVPEKLKVAPQNADLEKTDQEGFPNASVTMQVPERIVVAGNSEDIPFSRPPDLDLLQSTPFKPLALKTPPRVISLSDRPLDFLDLEKPLQQTPQNEEIRAVGRLKRERSMSENAARQNGQLARNDSISGLSSFDTMLEGTPDDMTVVDAASLRRQIIKLNRRLQLLEEENKERAKREMIMYSITVAFCLLNSWLLFRR
- the MFF gene encoding mitochondrial fission factor isoform X7: MSGAAFPSPAAEMAEINRLQYEMEYTEGISQRMRVPEKLKVAPQNADLEKTDQEGFPNASVTMQVPERIVVAGNSEDIPFSRPPDLDLLQSTPFKPLALKTPPRVISLSDRPLDFLDLEKPLQQTPQNEEIRAVGRLKRERSMSENAARQNGQLARNDSMPVLRGGSAATTSSNPHHDNTRSGLSSFDTMLEGTPDDMTVVDAASLRRQIIKLNRRLQLLEEENKERAKREMIMYSITVAFCLLNSWLLFRR
- the MFF gene encoding mitochondrial fission factor isoform X2 — translated: MSGAAFPSPAAEMAEINRLQYEMEYTEGISQRMRVPEKLKVAPQNADLEKTDQEGFPNASVTMQVPERIVVAGNSEDIPFSRPPDLDLLQSTPFKPLALKTPPRVISLSDRPLDFLDLEKPLQQTPQNEEIRAVGRLKRERSMSENAARQNGQLARNDSMWHRSDTVSRNKMPRFQSPLSTKDCTVTPSLQQARICPPNMLPEDGTNLYSARGILSFIQSSTRRAYQQVLDVLDENRRSGLSSFDTMLEGTPDDMTVVDAASLRRQIIKLNRRLQLLEEENKERAKREMIMYSITVAFCLLNSWLLFRR
- the MFF gene encoding mitochondrial fission factor isoform X4 — encoded protein: MSGAAFPSPAAEMAEINRLQYEMEYTEGISQRMRVPEKLKVAPQNADLEKTDQEGFPNASVTMQVPERIVVAGNSEDIPFSRPPDLDLLQSTPFKPLALKTPPRVISLSDRPLDFLDLEKPLQQTPQNEEIRAVGRLKRERSMSENAARQNGQLARNDSIVTPSLQQARICPPNMLPEDGTNLYSARGILSFIQSSTRRAYQQVLDVLDENRRSGLSSFDTMLEGTPDDMTVVDAASLRRQIIKLNRRLQLLEEENKERAKREMIMYSITVAFCLLNSWLLFRR